CAGGGATTCGGAGCGGTGGGCCGGGCGGTCGCCCGGTTCCTGGAGGAGCGCGGGCACGTGATCGTCGGCGTGGCCGATGTGCACGGCACCGTCAGCGCGGACCGGCTGCCGGTGGCCGACCTGATCGCCGTCACCGACGAGTTCGGGCTGATCGACCGTTCCCGGCTGCCCCAGGACGTCACCTGCTCCACCGAGCCGGACGCCTGGCTCGACGTCGACGCCGACCTGCTGGTCCTCGCCGCGCAGAAGAACGCGCTGAACGCCGACAACGCGCACCGGCTGCGGGCCCACCTGGTGGTCGAGGGCGCGAACCTGGCTTCCAGCGCCGAGGCTCGGGAGAAGGCGCGGGCCTCGGGCGCCACTCTGGTACCGGGCGTGATCGCCAACATCGGCGGGGCCGGCTCGGCCGCCCTCGCCGTCACCCGGGTCGTCCCCTTCGATCTGGCGGCCGAGGCCCGCAAGGCATGGGTCTTCGACTGGATCGGCGACCGCGTGCGCCGCAACACCCGCGACCTGCTGGACATCGGCGCCGCGAACCCCGGCGACCCGCTGCCCGAACTGCTGGAGACCCGCCGCAAGGAGCGGGGATGACCTCGACGACCACAGCCATCCTGGCCACGGCGTCGGCCGCGGACCGCATGGCGGAGTACCGGCGGCGCGGCTGGTGGCGCGACGAGACCTTCCTCGACGACCTGCGTCGCCAGGCCCGGGAACGGCCGCGCAAGCTGGCCGTCGCCGGACGCCGTCTGGACGAGGCCCGCACCGACACCCTCGACTACGCCGAACTGGCGCGGCTGACCGACCGGTTCGCCGGGGCGCTGCTCGAACTGGACGTGCGACGCGGCGACGTGGTCGCCGTCCAGCTGCCCAACCGGTGGGAGATGGTGCCGCTGATGTTCGCCTGCATGGCGGTCGGCGCGGTCATCTGCCCGATCGCTCCGGTCTGCCGGGAGGAGGAACTGCGCCACCGACTGGCGCTCACCGAGGCGAAGGTGTGCGTGACGGTGCCGGAATGGGAGGGCTTTCCGCTCGCCGAGACCGTCACCGCGCTCAAGGAGGAACTTCCCCTCGACCACGTCGTGGTCGTCGACGGGCACGCTCCCGAAGGGGCCCTCGACTTCCACGACCACTTCGTGGCCACCCCCTGGGAGAAGCGGCGCACGGCCGACCTGGAGGGCCGTCAGCTGCGGCCCGACGAGCCGTTCGTGGTGCTGTTCACCTCCGGCACGACCGGCTTCTCCAAGGGAGTCGTGCACAGCCAGAACACGGTGCACTCGGGTGTGCGCGGCTATGTGGACACCTTCATGCTCCGCGACGACCTGGTGGTCGTCGTCACCACCCCGCTGGTGCACTACTCGGGCCTCGGGCAGGGCGTCCTCGCCGGGGTGATGCTCGGCGGAACGGTCGTCTTCCAGGACGGCGGGGACCACACCGGCCTGCTGGACCTGGTCGAGCGGTACGGCGCCACCCTGCTGTACGGTCCGCCGCCCACGCTCTCCGGTGTGGCCAGGGCCCAGCGGATCGATCCGCACGACGTGTCCAGTCTGCGCCATACGGTCACCGGCGCCGCTCCGGTGCTCCAGCCGCTGGTGGACGAACTGCGCCAGACCTTCGGAGCCCGCACGTATTCGGTGTGGGGCATGTCGGAGTTCGGTCCCGTCACCATCAGCCGGCTCGACTACAACCAGGACTGGGCGGCGCACAGCCACGGGCGGCCCATCGACTCGATGGAGATCCGCATCGACCTGTGCCACGACCCCTCGAAGCGGGCCCCGGTGGGCCGGCTGCGGGCTCGCGGCGCGTCGCGGGCTCTCGGCTACTACAAGCACCAGGACGCCTTCGACGCCGAACTCACCGAGGACGGCTGGTTCGACACCGGCGACGTGGCGCGTGAGGACGGCCGGGGCGGTATCCGCATCCTGGGCCGCGCCAAGGACACCATCCTGCGTGACGGGATCGTCGTACCGATGGCCGAGTTGGAGGCGATCCTCTCCCGGCATCCGAAGGTGACCGAGGCCGCCCTCGTCGGTCCCCACGGCACGGTCGACGATCCGATCCTCGTGGTCGTCGTCCCGCGCGGCGACGCCACCGTGACGTTGGAGGAGATCCGCGCCTACCTGAGGGAGGCCGGCCAGGACCCCCGCTTCTACCCGGAGCGCCTGGAGATCGTCACGGCCCTGCCCAAGACCCTCACCGGCAAAGTCCGCAAGGTCGAACTGCGGGAGCGCTTCGCCGGCGCGTGACCTCGCCGCCTCCCTCCCCGCCGTCCGGGCGTGCCCCGCCCGGCCACCCATCAGCCCCGCTCGATTCGTTGGAGCCCACCATGACCGCACGCGTGCCCGTCACCATGTCGGCGACCCTCGCCGCCGACGAGGCGCTGGCTCGACGGCAGCGTGCCGGGGAGCAGGTGCTCTCCCTGGCCAGCGGGGAGATCGGCCTGCCCGTGCTGCCGGCGTTGCGGGAGCGGCTCGCCGCGGCGGCGGATCGCAACGCCTACGGGTCCGTGGCCGGGAGCCCGAGGCTGCGGTCCGCGGTCGCCGGCTACTGGGGGCGGCGGAACCTCTCCGTCGATCCGGGCCTGGTGGTCTGCGGACCGGGCAGCAAGCCACTGCTGTTCGCCCTGCTTCTGGCGGTCGGCGGCGATGTGGTGGTGCCGGTGCCGAGTTGGGTGAGCTACGCGGCGCAGGCCCGGCTGGTCGGGGCGCGGCCGATCCCGGTGCCCGTCCTGCCGGGCGAGGGCGGTGTGCCCGATCCGGCGGCCCTGCGCGAGGCGGTGGCCCGCGCCCGTGCCGCCGGTCGGGACCCGCGGTGCGTGGTGGTCACCCTGCCCGACAACCCCACCGGCACCGTCGCCACCGCGGGCACGGTCGAGAGACTGGCGCGGGCCGCCCGGGACCTGGATCTCGTCATCGTCTCCGACGAGATCTACTGCGACCTCGTCTTCGACCCGGCGGACCGCGCGGTCTCCCCGGCGGCCTTCGCGCCGGAGCGGACCGTGGTCACCACGGGGCTCACCAAGAACCTGGCGCTCGGCGGTTGGCGGCTCGGGGTCGCCCGGCTCCCCGACAGCCCGCTCGGGCACGAGGCGCTCACCAGGCTGGTCGGCATCGCCAGCCAGATCTGGTCGAGCACCGCGGCCCCGGTGCAGAGCGCCGCGGCCTACGCCTTCGAGGAGCCGCCCGAGGTGGTCGGGTACGTCGCAGCCGCCCGGCGACTGCACGAGGTGGTGGTGCGCGCGGTGGCCGAGCGGTTCACCGCCGCCGGCGCCGGACTCGCCCCGGTGCGGGCCACCTGCTACCTCTACCCGGACTTCGAGCCGCTCCGGGACCACCTTGCCGGGGCGCACGACGTGCACGGCGCCGACGCCCTCGCCACCCTCCTCGCGCAACGGTACGGAGTGGGCCTGCTGCCGGGAACCGCCTTCGGCGAGGAGGACCGTTCGCTGCGGATCCGGGTCGCCACCAGCCGTCTGTACGGCGGGACCGACGCCGAGCGCTTCGCGGCACTGGCCGCCGACGAGCCGGCCCGACTGCCCTGGGTCAAGGCCTCGTTGGACCGCATCACCGAGGTCCTGACCGACCTCACCACCCTCTAAGGAGATCCCTCACCGCCATGTCCATCCTCTTCGAATGCGAGTACAAGGGTCAGCGGTACGCCGGCGTAGGCGTACCGGCCCCCGGTGACACCCATGTCCTGCACCGGGTGACCGAGGGGCAGGTACGCGCCGCCGTCATCGCGGCCCGCGGCCCCGAAGCGGTCCTCGCCGCGGTGACCGAGGGCGCCGAGACGGTCGAGGTGACCATCGGTGACCCGGAACTGCGCTTCCTTCCTCCGCTGCTGCCGACGAGCACCAACAACGCCCTGGTCAACGGCTTCATGGGCACGCACCGCTCCAAGTTCGACCACGACCCGTCCCCCGACGAGGAGTTCACCCCGCCGAACTACTACCAGAAGGGCTTCGGCTCCTGGCTGCGCATGCCGGACGAACCCCTGATCACCCCGGCGGATCCGATCTGGCTCATCGAGGAGCCGGAGGTCGCCCTGGTCTACGTCAACGACGACGACGGCGTCCCGCACTACGCCGGGTACACCTTCGGCAACGACCTCAACGACATCGGCGTGCACCTGAAGAACCCGTGGGCCTGGACGCCGTACGCCAAGCTCTGCGAGACCTCCCTCGCACCCTGGCTCTTCCTCGACGAGCCGCCGCGGACGGTGACCGGCCGGGTGACCATCGAGCGTGACGGTGCCCCGGCCTGGGAGGGCGACTTCAGCTGCGGCGGGGACTCCCTCTACCAACGCGTCGAGGACATGACGGCGTACGTCCTGTCGCACCCGATTCTGCGACAGCCGGGGCTGGTCAACTACCTGCTGCTCGGCGCCGACAAGGCCACCTACCACGACGGCTTCCGGATCGAGGACGGTGACCGGATGGTCATCGACGTGAGCAGCCACGGTGTCGTACTGGCCAACCCCGTCCAGTACGGTCAGGCAGCCACGACCGACTCGCGGCGGACGGCCTCGAGGTAGCCGGAGATGGCCTCCCTGCTGCGCATCAGGCACTCGATGCGGTCGGTCATGCGCTGGCGCTCGCCCTCCAGGGCGGCGATCGTCTCCGGCGTCGCGTCGGAGACGTGGATGGCCCGGGGGTCGTTGATGCACGGCAGGATCTGCTTGATGATCCGCGTCGGCAGTCCGGAGTCGAGGAGTCCTCTGATCTGCAGGACCCGGTTCACACAGCCCTCGGGATAGTCCCGGTAGCCGTTGGGCGCGCGGTCGGCGACCAGCAGGCCCTGCTCCTCGTAGTAGCGCAGCAGCCGACGAGGGGTTCCGGTCCGCTCGGACAGCTCCCCGATCCGCATGTGACCCACCTCTTTCGTACGAGCTTGACATTCACACCGATGTGAGGGTTTGAGGATACAACCATGTCAACATCCCAGACAGAGCTGCTGAGCGATTCCGCTCCAGCAGCAGACAATCGGAAGCTGCCCCTCTCACCGCTTCTGGCTCTGGCCACAGCAGCCTTCATGGGGATTCTGACCGAGGCGCTCCCGGCGG
The DNA window shown above is from Streptomyces akebiae and carries:
- a CDS encoding MerR family transcriptional regulator; amino-acid sequence: MRIGELSERTGTPRRLLRYYEEQGLLVADRAPNGYRDYPEGCVNRVLQIRGLLDSGLPTRIIKQILPCINDPRAIHVSDATPETIAALEGERQRMTDRIECLMRSREAISGYLEAVRRESVVAA
- a CDS encoding AMP-binding protein, coding for MTSTTTAILATASAADRMAEYRRRGWWRDETFLDDLRRQARERPRKLAVAGRRLDEARTDTLDYAELARLTDRFAGALLELDVRRGDVVAVQLPNRWEMVPLMFACMAVGAVICPIAPVCREEELRHRLALTEAKVCVTVPEWEGFPLAETVTALKEELPLDHVVVVDGHAPEGALDFHDHFVATPWEKRRTADLEGRQLRPDEPFVVLFTSGTTGFSKGVVHSQNTVHSGVRGYVDTFMLRDDLVVVVTTPLVHYSGLGQGVLAGVMLGGTVVFQDGGDHTGLLDLVERYGATLLYGPPPTLSGVARAQRIDPHDVSSLRHTVTGAAPVLQPLVDELRQTFGARTYSVWGMSEFGPVTISRLDYNQDWAAHSHGRPIDSMEIRIDLCHDPSKRAPVGRLRARGASRALGYYKHQDAFDAELTEDGWFDTGDVAREDGRGGIRILGRAKDTILRDGIVVPMAELEAILSRHPKVTEAALVGPHGTVDDPILVVVVPRGDATVTLEEIRAYLREAGQDPRFYPERLEIVTALPKTLTGKVRKVELRERFAGA
- a CDS encoding fumarylacetoacetate (FAA) hydrolase encodes the protein MSILFECEYKGQRYAGVGVPAPGDTHVLHRVTEGQVRAAVIAARGPEAVLAAVTEGAETVEVTIGDPELRFLPPLLPTSTNNALVNGFMGTHRSKFDHDPSPDEEFTPPNYYQKGFGSWLRMPDEPLITPADPIWLIEEPEVALVYVNDDDGVPHYAGYTFGNDLNDIGVHLKNPWAWTPYAKLCETSLAPWLFLDEPPRTVTGRVTIERDGAPAWEGDFSCGGDSLYQRVEDMTAYVLSHPILRQPGLVNYLLLGADKATYHDGFRIEDGDRMVIDVSSHGVVLANPVQYGQAATTDSRRTASR
- a CDS encoding Glu/Leu/Phe/Val dehydrogenase dimerization domain-containing protein; the protein is MSDLETPHDPAFTVHLNGSGGALRGWVVVDSLYDGLAMGGVRMTTGVTEEEVAGLARDMTHKFILAGLPIGGAKGGIVSDGTDREETFRTFGRTVKPLLHGGIHLGIDMGVTPADRAVFFAEAGYDPRYRLGAPDMPIDWRTYYEPLIDCTGHGVGVAAVTALEANGRTGPARIVVQGFGAVGRAVARFLEERGHVIVGVADVHGTVSADRLPVADLIAVTDEFGLIDRSRLPQDVTCSTEPDAWLDVDADLLVLAAQKNALNADNAHRLRAHLVVEGANLASSAEAREKARASGATLVPGVIANIGGAGSAALAVTRVVPFDLAAEARKAWVFDWIGDRVRRNTRDLLDIGAANPGDPLPELLETRRKERG
- a CDS encoding pyridoxal phosphate-dependent aminotransferase yields the protein MTARVPVTMSATLAADEALARRQRAGEQVLSLASGEIGLPVLPALRERLAAAADRNAYGSVAGSPRLRSAVAGYWGRRNLSVDPGLVVCGPGSKPLLFALLLAVGGDVVVPVPSWVSYAAQARLVGARPIPVPVLPGEGGVPDPAALREAVARARAAGRDPRCVVVTLPDNPTGTVATAGTVERLARAARDLDLVIVSDEIYCDLVFDPADRAVSPAAFAPERTVVTTGLTKNLALGGWRLGVARLPDSPLGHEALTRLVGIASQIWSSTAAPVQSAAAYAFEEPPEVVGYVAAARRLHEVVVRAVAERFTAAGAGLAPVRATCYLYPDFEPLRDHLAGAHDVHGADALATLLAQRYGVGLLPGTAFGEEDRSLRIRVATSRLYGGTDAERFAALAADEPARLPWVKASLDRITEVLTDLTTL